A genome region from Corynebacterium uberis includes the following:
- a CDS encoding TIGR02234 family membrane protein: MKARITAAILLASAAVWWLASRMTWIDVSAFDDKSGPTSVTITGASWAPGLGAGALALLAAAVAILVVRSLARRIIGALAALIAALVSWIPVSTLISGADPQRAFDLLTHGTTSQRANHPVSISEWSQITATDVAALGPVLVLLAAAVALCAAIVLVVRPGADGARTRRYERPAQRTHKVRAQLAEQDEHGAAGLSEESGRVLWDALDADIDPTDTQPGPTPNENRG; encoded by the coding sequence ATGAAGGCCCGCATCACCGCGGCGATCCTCCTCGCCAGCGCCGCGGTATGGTGGCTCGCCTCCCGAATGACCTGGATCGACGTCAGCGCATTCGATGACAAGTCCGGGCCCACCTCCGTGACGATCACCGGGGCGAGCTGGGCGCCCGGGCTCGGGGCAGGGGCGCTGGCCCTGCTGGCAGCAGCCGTAGCCATCCTGGTGGTGCGGTCGCTGGCCCGCCGCATCATCGGCGCGCTTGCCGCGCTCATCGCCGCGCTGGTGTCCTGGATCCCGGTGTCCACCCTGATCTCTGGCGCAGATCCGCAGCGCGCTTTTGACCTGTTAACCCACGGGACCACCAGCCAGCGCGCCAACCACCCCGTCAGCATCTCCGAATGGTCCCAGATCACCGCCACGGACGTGGCCGCGCTCGGCCCGGTACTGGTCTTGCTCGCGGCGGCCGTGGCCCTGTGCGCGGCAATAGTGCTGGTCGTGCGCCCAGGAGCAGACGGTGCGCGGACGCGCCGCTACGAACGCCCGGCACAGCGCACCCACAAGGTGCGTGCGCAGCTGGCGGAGCAGGACGAGCACGGCGCAGCCGGATTGTCGGAGGAATCAGGCCGGGTGTTGTGGGACGCCCTGGATGCGGATATTGACCCGACTGATACGCAACCGGGACCAACTCCGAATGAAAATCGCGGCTGA
- a CDS encoding glycerate kinase: protein MTSTSPRVVIAPDSFKGHAAADEAASWLAQGVRETLPHADIAEMPMADGGEGTAQLFDGAPITLPTTDAAGRLTEASYTFDAANQTAIIDIAAASGLPAVADHPVPMTGDTYGTGVLIADAHSRGAHTIVLGLGGSATIDGGTGILAALGATGLDRDGLPVRPGGGHVGRIDSFDTSALNIAAAAANFVLLTDVDAPATGPHGAAAVFGPQKGATPAQVELLDAALSHLCTTCDIDPTTPGYGAAGGIAIGLTWLSRLLHGTDEHIRLAPGAEVVAASHGLPAALEGADLAITGEGRLDDQSFRGKVVGTVAAQCGPHTRLAVVCAFADTRPPGVDIIEVDRGAGTRDQLIDAGRRAAEGYLRTSTHHG from the coding sequence ATGACTAGTACAAGCCCCCGGGTGGTAATCGCCCCCGACTCCTTCAAAGGCCACGCCGCCGCCGACGAGGCTGCCTCCTGGCTCGCCCAGGGCGTGCGCGAAACCCTGCCCCACGCCGACATCGCAGAGATGCCCATGGCCGACGGCGGCGAGGGCACCGCCCAGCTTTTCGACGGCGCCCCCATCACCCTGCCCACGACCGATGCCGCAGGCAGGCTCACCGAGGCCAGCTACACCTTCGATGCCGCCAACCAGACCGCCATCATCGATATCGCCGCCGCCTCTGGGCTGCCCGCCGTGGCCGACCACCCCGTCCCTATGACCGGCGACACCTACGGCACCGGCGTCCTCATTGCCGACGCCCACTCCCGCGGCGCCCACACCATCGTGCTGGGGCTCGGCGGTTCCGCCACCATCGACGGCGGGACCGGGATCCTCGCAGCCTTGGGCGCTACCGGGCTCGACCGCGACGGCCTGCCGGTGCGCCCCGGCGGCGGACACGTAGGGCGCATCGACAGCTTTGACACGAGCGCCCTGAACATCGCCGCCGCAGCCGCGAACTTTGTCCTGCTGACCGACGTCGACGCCCCCGCCACCGGACCGCACGGCGCCGCCGCGGTCTTCGGCCCCCAAAAGGGCGCGACCCCAGCGCAGGTGGAGCTTCTCGACGCCGCTCTCTCCCACCTGTGCACCACCTGCGACATCGACCCCACCACCCCCGGCTACGGCGCCGCCGGCGGCATAGCCATCGGGCTGACCTGGCTGAGTCGGCTCCTCCACGGCACCGACGAACACATTCGCCTCGCCCCCGGCGCCGAGGTCGTCGCCGCCAGCCACGGGCTGCCCGCCGCCCTGGAGGGTGCCGACCTTGCCATCACCGGCGAAGGTCGCCTGGATGATCAGTCCTTCCGCGGAAAGGTCGTGGGGACCGTGGCCGCGCAGTGCGGCCCACACACCCGCCTGGCGGTCGTCTGCGCCTTTGCGGACACGCGCCCACCCGGAGTGGACATCATCGAAGTCGATCGCGGCGCGGGCACCCGCGACCAACTCATCGATGCCGGCCGCCGGGCCGCTGAGGGCTACCTGCGCACCTCCACCCACCACGGGTAA
- the hisF gene encoding imidazole glycerol phosphate synthase subunit HisF: MTLAVRVIACLDVDDGRVVKGVRFADLKDAGDPVELAAAYDAAGIDELTFLDVSASAAGRGTMLEVVRRTADQVFIPLTVGGGVRSVEDVRQLLRAGADKVAVNTAALRRPELLAELAQTFGNQCIVLSLDARRSADQPSGFEVTTHGGRKSAGVDAIEWARQGARLGAGEILVNSMDADGTQDGFDTELIAAVRRAVDVPIIASGGAGAAADFPPAIDAGADAVLAASIFHFGKVSIAAVKKELADTGHEVR; this comes from the coding sequence ATGACACTGGCCGTACGAGTAATCGCGTGCCTGGACGTGGATGACGGCCGGGTGGTCAAGGGGGTGCGCTTTGCAGACCTTAAGGATGCCGGCGATCCCGTCGAGCTCGCCGCGGCCTACGACGCCGCGGGCATTGATGAGCTGACGTTTCTGGATGTCTCCGCCTCGGCGGCTGGCCGCGGCACCATGCTTGAGGTGGTGCGGCGCACAGCAGACCAGGTGTTTATCCCCCTGACCGTCGGCGGCGGGGTGCGCAGTGTGGAGGACGTCAGGCAGCTGCTGCGTGCCGGCGCCGACAAGGTAGCCGTCAACACCGCGGCGCTGCGGCGCCCGGAACTGCTCGCCGAGCTTGCCCAGACCTTTGGCAACCAGTGCATCGTGTTGTCCCTGGATGCCCGCCGCAGCGCAGACCAGCCCTCCGGTTTTGAGGTCACCACCCACGGCGGGAGAAAGTCCGCGGGCGTCGACGCCATCGAGTGGGCGCGCCAAGGCGCTCGCCTGGGCGCCGGGGAGATCCTGGTCAACTCGATGGATGCCGATGGCACCCAGGACGGCTTTGACACCGAACTGATCGCCGCAGTGCGCCGCGCCGTCGATGTCCCCATCATCGCCTCCGGTGGCGCCGGTGCCGCGGCGGACTTCCCCCCGGCTATCGACGCCGGCGCTGACGCCGTGCTCGCAGCCTCCATCTTCCACTTTGGCAAGGTCAGCATCGCCGCGGTGAAAAAAGAACTCGCCGACACCGGCCACGAGGTGCGCTGA
- the lgt gene encoding prolipoprotein diacylglyceryl transferase, giving the protein MRVDYLATIPSPPQGVWYLGPIPIRAYALCIITGIVVALWMTQRRYRAVGGDPAVVWDAAIVAIPAGIIGGRAYHVLTDWDKYFGPGAHPIDAVKITNGGLGIWGAVALGTLCVWLLLRYRGVALGAFADAAAPGVILAQAIGRLGNWFNQELYGRPTDVPWALEIYQRVNESGRVAPLTGHSTGEVLATVHPTFLYEALWNVAVCLVLLWAHRRWQLGHGQVFALYVAGYTLGRFFVELMRDDPATHVFGLRINTIVSAVVGLGAVATFVWLRARFGRGTRVDSQVD; this is encoded by the coding sequence GTGAGAGTTGACTATCTGGCAACAATTCCCTCCCCGCCCCAGGGAGTGTGGTACCTCGGCCCGATCCCGATTCGTGCCTACGCGCTGTGCATCATCACGGGCATTGTGGTGGCATTGTGGATGACCCAACGCCGCTACCGGGCTGTGGGGGGTGACCCCGCGGTGGTGTGGGATGCGGCGATTGTGGCGATCCCGGCGGGGATTATCGGGGGGCGTGCCTACCACGTGCTCACGGACTGGGATAAGTACTTTGGCCCCGGCGCCCACCCCATCGACGCGGTGAAAATTACCAACGGCGGACTGGGTATTTGGGGCGCGGTGGCCCTGGGGACGCTGTGCGTGTGGTTGTTGCTGCGCTACCGCGGGGTCGCCCTTGGTGCGTTCGCGGATGCTGCCGCCCCCGGCGTCATCCTTGCGCAGGCGATCGGGCGTCTGGGCAATTGGTTCAACCAGGAGCTCTATGGGCGGCCCACCGATGTGCCGTGGGCGCTGGAGATTTATCAGCGGGTCAATGAGTCTGGTCGTGTGGCGCCGCTGACCGGTCATTCAACGGGTGAGGTGCTGGCTACGGTGCACCCGACGTTCCTCTATGAGGCGCTGTGGAACGTGGCCGTGTGCCTGGTGTTGCTGTGGGCGCATCGGCGGTGGCAGCTGGGCCACGGTCAGGTCTTCGCGCTGTATGTTGCGGGCTATACCTTGGGCCGGTTCTTTGTGGAGTTGATGCGCGATGATCCCGCCACGCATGTCTTTGGCCTGCGGATTAATACGATTGTCTCCGCGGTGGTGGGGCTTGGCGCCGTTGCTACCTTTGTGTGGTTGCGGGCCCGGTTTGGGCGCGGCACGCGGGTGGATTCGCAGGTAGATTAA
- the priA gene encoding bifunctional 1-(5-phosphoribosyl)-5-((5-phosphoribosylamino)methylideneamino)imidazole-4-carboxamide isomerase/phosphoribosylanthranilate isomerase PriA has product MTLTVLPAVDVVSGQAVRLEKGVAGTEKSYGDPVAAAQEWQDQGAQWLHLVDLDAAFGRGSNFELLKQIVSTVSMQVELTGGIRDDATLERALATGARRVNIGTAALAHPEWIADVIARHGDRVAVDLAASNIGGSWRAMGKGWVDDGGDFWEILERLDAAGVSRVVVTDVSKDGTLAGPNVELLREVSAATDALVTASGGISCLDDLVALSAFSSEGIDSAIVGKALYEGRFTLAEALQVVGGSCRG; this is encoded by the coding sequence ATGACTCTTACTGTGTTACCTGCTGTTGATGTGGTTTCCGGCCAGGCGGTTCGGCTAGAAAAGGGCGTTGCCGGGACCGAGAAGTCCTACGGCGATCCGGTGGCCGCGGCGCAGGAGTGGCAGGACCAGGGGGCGCAGTGGCTTCACCTGGTGGATCTTGATGCCGCTTTCGGGCGGGGATCTAACTTTGAGCTGCTCAAGCAAATCGTCTCAACGGTGTCTATGCAGGTGGAGCTCACCGGCGGTATTCGTGATGATGCCACCTTAGAGCGGGCGCTGGCCACGGGGGCGCGCCGGGTGAACATCGGTACCGCGGCGCTGGCTCATCCGGAGTGGATCGCCGATGTTATTGCCCGCCATGGCGATCGCGTCGCGGTGGACCTGGCCGCCAGCAATATTGGTGGGTCCTGGCGCGCCATGGGCAAGGGGTGGGTCGATGATGGCGGTGACTTCTGGGAGATCCTGGAGCGTTTGGATGCCGCGGGGGTCTCACGGGTGGTGGTCACGGACGTGTCCAAGGACGGCACGCTGGCGGGGCCGAACGTGGAATTGTTGCGCGAGGTCTCTGCGGCGACGGATGCCCTGGTCACCGCCAGCGGCGGGATTTCCTGCCTGGATGATCTGGTGGCGCTGTCGGCGTTTAGCAGCGAGGGGATTGATTCGGCGATTGTGGGCAAGGCCCTCTACGAGGGGCGCTTTACCCTCGCGGAGGCGTTGCAGGTCGTAGGAGGATCATGCCGCGGCTAG
- the hisI gene encoding phosphoribosyl-AMP cyclohydrolase — protein sequence MNTPTLDPEIASRVAFNDAGLVPAIAQDATTGAVLMLAWMDAAALAATLATRKATYWSRSRQEYWVKGATSGHTQAVREVRLDCDGDAILLRVDQTGGACHTGDRTCFDADVLLAQEQQ from the coding sequence ATGAATACCCCAACACTTGACCCAGAGATCGCCAGCCGGGTCGCCTTCAACGACGCGGGACTCGTCCCGGCAATCGCGCAGGACGCCACCACCGGGGCCGTCCTCATGCTGGCGTGGATGGACGCCGCCGCGCTGGCGGCCACCCTAGCCACCCGCAAGGCCACCTACTGGTCACGCTCCCGCCAGGAATACTGGGTCAAGGGCGCAACCTCGGGGCACACCCAGGCCGTGCGGGAAGTGCGCCTCGACTGCGACGGTGACGCCATCTTGCTGCGCGTCGACCAGACCGGCGGCGCCTGCCACACGGGGGACCGCACCTGCTTCGACGCCGATGTCCTCCTCGCGCAGGAGCAACAATGA
- the hisH gene encoding imidazole glycerol phosphate synthase subunit HisH has protein sequence MASSVAILDYGAGNLRSVQRALERVGARVTITSDPHAATEADGLVVPGVGAFSACMEGLNAIHGPRIIGQRLAGGRPVLGICVGLQVMFDYGTEHGVRTPGCGQWPGTVEALQADVLPHMGWNTVDAPADCPMFAGLDESTRFYFVHSYGVRNWELTTDELTRAPQVAWSSHGGDRFVAAVENSALWATQFHPEKSGDAGAQVLANWMGTL, from the coding sequence ATGGCTTCCTCAGTGGCAATTCTTGACTACGGCGCGGGCAACCTTCGTTCGGTGCAGCGCGCCCTGGAGCGTGTTGGCGCGCGCGTGACCATCACCTCTGACCCGCACGCAGCCACGGAGGCAGACGGCCTGGTGGTGCCGGGGGTCGGGGCCTTTAGCGCGTGCATGGAAGGCCTCAACGCCATCCACGGGCCGCGGATCATTGGGCAGCGCCTGGCCGGCGGACGCCCGGTATTGGGCATCTGCGTGGGCCTCCAGGTCATGTTCGACTACGGCACCGAACACGGCGTGCGCACGCCGGGATGCGGGCAATGGCCGGGCACCGTCGAAGCGCTCCAGGCGGATGTGCTGCCGCACATGGGGTGGAACACAGTGGACGCACCCGCCGATTGCCCCATGTTCGCTGGCCTGGATGAGTCCACCCGCTTTTATTTTGTGCACTCCTATGGGGTGCGCAACTGGGAACTGACTACCGACGAGCTCACCCGCGCCCCCCAGGTCGCCTGGTCCAGCCACGGCGGCGATCGCTTCGTGGCCGCGGTGGAAAACTCGGCGCTGTGGGCCACGCAGTTCCACCCGGAAAAGTCCGGGGATGCCGGCGCGCAGGTGCTGGCCAACTGGATGGGTACCCTCTAG
- the pyk gene encoding pyruvate kinase encodes MDRRTKIVCTLGPAVASDEAIRRLVEDGMNVARMNFSHGSHEDHAQNYAWVREAAEQTGKSVGILADLQGPKIRLGTFENGTAQWDNGEVVRITTDDVEGTHDRVSTTYKGLAKDAKAGDRLLVDDGKVGLVCLKVEGNDVVCEVTEGGPVSDHKGVSLPGMDVSVPALSEKDIADLRFALQLGVDLIALSFVRSPADVDLVHKVMDEEGRRVPVIAKLEKPEAVDALESIVLAFDGIMIARGDLGVEVPLEQVPLFQKRAIQIARENAKPVIVATQMLDSMITNSRPTRAEASDVANAVLDGADAVMLSGETSVGVDPHNVVRTMARIVRKTESGGTVPPLSHIPRTKRGVISYSARDIAERLNSKALVAFTSSGDTARRVARLHSHLPLLVFTPNSDVHAQLSLTWGVEPFLCPEVETTDEMLNEVNDALLKMEEYTNNDMVVVVAGTPPGIQGNTNMIHVHQLGDDLVEAAHGNR; translated from the coding sequence GTGGATAGAAGAACCAAGATCGTATGTACGCTCGGGCCGGCAGTCGCCAGCGATGAGGCCATCCGGCGCCTCGTCGAAGACGGCATGAACGTGGCTCGCATGAACTTCTCGCACGGCAGCCATGAGGACCACGCGCAGAACTACGCCTGGGTCCGCGAGGCCGCGGAGCAGACCGGCAAGTCCGTGGGCATCCTGGCTGACCTTCAGGGCCCGAAGATTCGCCTAGGGACCTTTGAGAACGGCACCGCCCAGTGGGACAACGGTGAGGTCGTGCGCATCACCACCGATGACGTCGAGGGCACCCATGACCGCGTGTCTACCACCTACAAGGGGTTGGCCAAGGACGCGAAGGCGGGGGACCGCCTGCTCGTCGATGATGGCAAGGTCGGGCTCGTCTGCCTCAAGGTTGAGGGCAATGACGTGGTCTGCGAGGTCACCGAAGGGGGCCCGGTCTCTGACCACAAGGGTGTCTCCCTGCCCGGCATGGATGTTTCCGTTCCGGCCCTGTCTGAAAAGGACATCGCGGACCTGCGTTTCGCGCTGCAGCTGGGCGTGGATCTCATCGCGCTGTCCTTCGTGCGCTCCCCGGCGGACGTGGACCTGGTGCACAAGGTCATGGATGAGGAGGGTCGCCGGGTTCCGGTGATCGCCAAGCTGGAAAAGCCTGAGGCCGTGGACGCCCTCGAGTCCATCGTTTTGGCCTTCGACGGCATCATGATCGCCCGTGGTGACCTTGGCGTGGAGGTTCCGCTGGAGCAGGTTCCGCTCTTCCAGAAGCGGGCCATCCAGATCGCCCGCGAGAACGCGAAGCCGGTCATCGTGGCCACCCAGATGCTCGACTCCATGATCACCAACTCGCGGCCTACCCGCGCCGAGGCATCGGACGTGGCGAACGCCGTGCTCGACGGCGCGGATGCCGTCATGCTCTCCGGTGAGACCTCCGTGGGCGTGGACCCGCACAACGTTGTACGCACCATGGCCCGCATCGTGCGCAAGACCGAGTCGGGTGGCACCGTGCCGCCGCTGTCGCACATTCCGCGCACCAAGCGCGGCGTGATCTCTTACTCCGCGCGCGATATCGCCGAGCGGCTCAATTCCAAGGCGCTGGTGGCGTTTACATCCTCCGGCGATACGGCGCGTCGCGTCGCTCGCCTGCACTCGCACCTGCCGCTGCTGGTGTTCACGCCGAACTCGGACGTGCACGCGCAGCTGTCGCTGACCTGGGGTGTGGAGCCCTTCTTGTGCCCCGAGGTGGAGACCACCGATGAGATGCTCAACGAGGTCAATGACGCGCTGCTCAAGATGGAGGAGTACACCAACAATGACATGGTCGTTGTGGTGGCCGGTACGCCTCCGGGAATCCAGGGCAACACCAACATGATTCACGTCCACCAGCTGGGCGATGATCTGGTTGAGGCTGCCCACGGCAACCGCTAG
- a CDS encoding amidohydrolase — protein MNHTPLLLTSTTADLGFQRAFYEDLHEHPDLSGQERATAARIEERLAHYDCEVHTHIGGFGIVAIFRNGPGPVVLMRADFDALPVKEDTGVDFASTRVQARPDGSTAPVMHACGHDMHTTALMGVCATLDADRDRWNGTFIALFQPSEENGVGADAMIADGLASIIPKPDVCFGQHIMPGRAGEVQTMAGGQLAAADSIRITIPGVSAHGSMPHKAVDPVYVAAMIIIRLQGIVGRKVDPNEFAVITVGSVRAGEVNNIIPESAQLQLNCRFYNDAVKKRVLAAIQRVVKAECTASGCPAAPSFEFFSHAEVTDNSTEVFDRVRPIFDKVFGAKSVEAKRSTVSEDFSHIPRALGVPYMFWFIGCTPHDVWDNAVANGTVDEDVPVNHMPTFLPDYEPTVESATRAGVAAALTYLARQQ, from the coding sequence ATGAACCATACGCCGCTGCTACTGACGTCAACTACCGCTGACCTGGGCTTCCAGCGCGCATTCTACGAAGACCTGCACGAACATCCGGACCTGTCCGGCCAAGAGCGGGCCACCGCGGCGCGCATCGAGGAACGCCTGGCCCACTACGACTGCGAGGTCCACACCCACATCGGCGGGTTCGGAATCGTCGCCATCTTCCGCAACGGGCCCGGGCCCGTGGTGCTCATGCGCGCGGACTTTGACGCCCTACCAGTCAAGGAAGACACCGGCGTGGACTTCGCCTCCACCCGCGTCCAGGCCCGCCCCGACGGCTCTACCGCCCCCGTCATGCACGCCTGCGGCCACGACATGCACACCACCGCGCTGATGGGCGTGTGTGCGACTCTCGACGCCGACCGCGACCGGTGGAACGGAACATTCATCGCGCTGTTCCAACCCTCGGAGGAAAACGGCGTCGGCGCGGACGCCATGATCGCCGACGGGCTCGCCTCCATCATCCCCAAGCCCGACGTCTGCTTCGGCCAGCACATCATGCCCGGGCGCGCCGGCGAGGTGCAGACGATGGCCGGCGGCCAACTCGCCGCCGCAGACTCCATCCGGATCACCATCCCCGGCGTCAGCGCCCACGGATCCATGCCCCACAAGGCGGTAGACCCCGTCTACGTCGCCGCCATGATCATCATCCGGCTCCAAGGAATAGTCGGCCGGAAAGTCGACCCCAACGAATTCGCCGTCATCACCGTCGGATCTGTGCGCGCCGGCGAGGTCAACAACATCATCCCCGAAAGCGCACAGCTGCAACTGAACTGCCGGTTCTACAACGACGCCGTGAAAAAGCGCGTCCTGGCGGCCATCCAGCGCGTGGTCAAGGCCGAATGCACCGCCTCCGGCTGCCCGGCGGCCCCCTCCTTCGAGTTCTTCTCCCACGCTGAGGTCACAGACAACTCCACCGAGGTCTTCGACCGCGTGCGCCCCATCTTTGACAAGGTCTTTGGCGCCAAGTCCGTCGAGGCGAAACGCTCCACCGTCTCCGAAGACTTCTCCCACATCCCCCGGGCGCTCGGCGTTCCCTACATGTTCTGGTTCATCGGGTGCACCCCCCACGACGTATGGGATAACGCCGTAGCCAACGGCACCGTTGACGAGGACGTCCCCGTCAACCACATGCCCACGTTCCTGCCCGACTACGAGCCCACCGTCGAGTCCGCCACCCGCGCCGGCGTCGCCGCCGCCCTGACCTACCTCGCCCGACAGCAATAG
- a CDS encoding inositol monophosphatase family protein, with amino-acid sequence MPRLAHELPALHQWAQEILDETQSHFLACVGSRPAWLKAPGDFATKADLDIEAFLRRRLTEATGIPVLGEETGGTLGTDPVWVVDPIDGTANFAAGNPLCAILVSLLIDAQPVLGLTAVPVLHRRLSAIAGGPLLVDGTPMPPLRDSSNLTAQVGFSSVASPDDSSFPSMVRQGLLARLAETYLRPRITGSVGVDLAFVAQGIFGGAVSLSPHVWDNAAGVALIRAAGGVVTGVDGEEWTADSEGVVAGTRSAHAAIMDAIRQTTTEVKTSGKDRR; translated from the coding sequence ATGCCGCGGCTAGCTCACGAGCTGCCCGCGCTGCACCAGTGGGCCCAGGAGATCCTTGACGAGACACAGTCGCACTTCCTGGCGTGCGTGGGCTCCCGCCCGGCGTGGCTGAAGGCCCCCGGCGACTTTGCCACCAAGGCGGACCTGGACATTGAGGCCTTCCTGCGCCGGCGGCTGACTGAGGCGACCGGCATCCCGGTGCTGGGGGAGGAGACGGGCGGCACGCTGGGGACGGATCCGGTGTGGGTGGTTGACCCTATCGACGGCACCGCAAATTTCGCGGCGGGCAATCCGCTCTGCGCGATCCTGGTGAGTTTGCTTATCGACGCCCAACCAGTCCTGGGGCTGACCGCCGTGCCGGTGCTGCACCGTCGGCTATCGGCCATCGCCGGGGGCCCGCTGCTCGTCGACGGCACGCCCATGCCGCCGCTGCGGGATTCCTCGAACCTCACCGCGCAGGTGGGCTTTTCCTCCGTGGCCTCCCCCGATGACTCTTCTTTCCCCAGCATGGTCCGGCAGGGCCTCCTCGCCCGGCTGGCGGAAACGTATCTCCGCCCCCGAATCACCGGTTCTGTGGGGGTAGACCTGGCGTTTGTGGCGCAGGGGATTTTCGGCGGCGCGGTGTCGCTGTCCCCGCACGTGTGGGACAACGCGGCGGGGGTGGCGCTGATCCGGGCGGCTGGGGGAGTAGTCACCGGGGTCGATGGGGAAGAATGGACAGCGGACTCGGAGGGCGTCGTCGCCGGGACGCGGAGCGCGCACGCGGCGATCATGGACGCCATCAGACAGACAACAACCGAGGTCAAGACCTCCGGAAAGGACCGACGATGA
- a CDS encoding indole-3-glycerol-phosphate synthase TrpC has translation MAGHTAVDTVPSGVRLDVARREARVNFRAIKAMSTSVDPPRAAVTGLLREGCGVIPEIKQVAHPVSSITDVAHDFEAGGAHLIACHIEPHRHPGALEDMALVRAAVSVPIMARGIIYDPYQVHEARYYGADIIPLKVRYLDDYRLAALADRAESLQMVALAEVRCPQEADRALRAGFTVIGVDTRGKQEPGAHTSGPDRFAEVAAGMPATVICVGLSGVGSSRDVIDYAAAGADAVVVHNAVMAAAEPGRSLRVLCAAGQHPACPSRKAATLR, from the coding sequence ATGGCTGGGCACACAGCGGTTGACACGGTTCCTTCCGGCGTGCGCCTAGACGTCGCCCGGCGGGAAGCCCGGGTGAACTTTCGGGCTATCAAAGCGATGTCCACCAGCGTCGACCCGCCCCGGGCGGCGGTCACCGGCCTATTGCGTGAGGGATGTGGGGTCATCCCCGAGATCAAGCAGGTCGCCCACCCAGTGTCCTCGATTACGGACGTCGCCCACGACTTTGAGGCTGGCGGGGCACACCTCATTGCCTGCCACATTGAGCCCCACCGCCACCCGGGGGCGTTAGAGGACATGGCCCTTGTGCGCGCCGCGGTCAGCGTCCCGATCATGGCGCGGGGCATCATCTATGACCCCTACCAGGTCCATGAGGCCCGGTACTACGGCGCCGACATCATCCCGCTCAAGGTGCGCTACCTCGATGACTACCGGCTGGCAGCGCTGGCCGACCGTGCGGAGTCCTTACAGATGGTCGCGCTGGCGGAGGTGCGCTGCCCGCAGGAGGCGGACCGCGCGCTGCGCGCCGGGTTCACGGTCATCGGGGTGGATACGCGCGGCAAGCAGGAGCCGGGGGCGCACACCAGTGGACCGGACCGTTTTGCGGAGGTGGCCGCGGGGATGCCGGCGACCGTGATCTGTGTGGGGCTATCAGGGGTGGGCAGTTCCCGCGATGTCATCGACTACGCCGCGGCCGGGGCGGATGCCGTGGTGGTGCACAATGCGGTGATGGCAGCAGCGGAGCCGGGCCGCAGTCTTCGGGTCCTGTGTGCGGCGGGCCAGCACCCCGCGTGCCCCTCGCGCAAGGCTGCGACGTTGCGGTAA